The Rhea pennata isolate bPtePen1 chromosome Z, bPtePen1.pri, whole genome shotgun sequence genome includes a region encoding these proteins:
- the FRMPD1 gene encoding FERM and PDZ domain-containing protein 1 isoform X1 codes for MEDLETNLVQTRKASGLEQMVAKWLHRSRSSASRGRASVTDISSDGSGQPASRVKLTVTIYKDLVHHHYGFEICPNRPLKIASVTAGSTADGKLLPGDQILLINNAAVEDISIECAADIIREAGDELLLTVLRCTSGGPKSSFLTAEKRARLKTNPVKVRFAEEVLVNGHSQGNSLLCMPNVLKVYLENGQTKAFRFETSTTVKDIVLTLKEKLSIRSIAHFALALEEQYNIAKIYLLHDDELIEQVVQKRESHDYRCLFRVCFIPKDPLDLLQEDPVAFEYLYLQSCSDVLQERFAVEMKCSVALRLAALHIQERIYACAQPQKVSLKYIEKDWGIENFISPTLLRNMRGKDIKKAISYHMKRNQVLLDPRQKHMLAAVQVRLSYLQILGDLKMYNGKIFNATLMLQDRESYVALLVGAKYGVSQIINNKLNIITSLAEFANISRLELTEESEKVSMVKIYLQDLKLLTLLLESNSAKDLVCLISGYYRLFVDANVSIFTWGESKQQLHRMSAEEGYESRTCSDSEDSWELDSSSEHCLDPPAPYGSVNPVCKEEELEDLHSLEQDSIKPQAGEREQCNKSDNTMDSTSEASDSANTESQGCKTSGSSDSMDALEEDELEACSSSRPEFFHFYTPTVQEMNHPDKSFFPVGAARYLSRTEAGDFYFLQVPQAAEPGSEHSHSEQRREDMGASVLENKLSERNAMGYYSLCYSISPAGSVERNISHSPRRSSWKDMSAPQGVPCRSDQMAEVSDLILDPPPGFGDTSSEDEFYDAADRLSPQGALAAGCSLASWDSIDDVSCILKKPRCYSSGENLVSRQTTKEKHRIEKELTYAKSLRKRRSFLKTDYTSQVTFPLTLPGSQQSCCSSSLYPSFLTELPDQPSSENIKMDTEVGVHIDTKAQRDTTGKNSSADLMEMEPDTMETKTVTNGVFSSISAVCLQGDQNGQESSDVAVCVDNGLSSAGHTPFLLGEETGHLPREQSRSTKKDPSIELKTGWQHEDTCETSRDQSAQVVLKGAPEMMEAHCKVNNEAKFQSKEMSCPCNECTVSPLAYGTTMTSSCDETLDFPLPAAGKEAACGELVLASCEESKADFDNCAEKQSDIGLSQVKNRPAVSEEAFWKAHSKNHVCFPNVTQLLTSCSGNSGVITHLSWLSFGVRADLTSPSLSREKVDNPLELLDSQETVHMTSGCLGADVVRKEMQTHSAGSAFEKELVSNQASDGEPRKDKENVDYRQPQPSQALIPREEATALEKDCPLIPSLGLPFPSGPVALGSLEKRVGEHRASNHSFLCFNYKDEQTPPSHITDRSLGLSTMKNTFPPQFGMDKCNCQLSYVSCFHRPEEEEEHENTIPMHSMSLEPLTTPPSTIHSLPGTPVDRHPVATARDRAWLDPHIQALTKLKDQAQMSPADFSCFLAYIAELQEVVGKLSGNRTTHLQDRCAEHSSESKGALGSASRDLLSNCQELLKTERPLNELQGALRLTFDDLVQLTVACFQVTHCQLCIQRQSELVSMLADVVGTYHQLVQVVHQLLYRQKCQDVGAKLLARQHTALTAAVFCLMQQFRVPSSL; via the exons ATGGAAGATTTGGAGACTAACTTAGTCCAAACACGCAAAGCGAGTGGCCTAGAACAAATGGTAGCAAAATGGCTCCATCGATCTCGTAGTAGTGCATccag GGGAAGAGCATCTGTGACAGATATCTCTAGTGATGGCAGTGGCCAACCTGCTAGCCGTGTCAAACTCACAGTTACAATATATAAGGATTTGGTCCACCATCACTATGGCTTTGAGATTTGTCCAAACCGTCCTCTTAAAATTGCATCTGTCACCGCAG GGAGCACAGCTGATGGAAAGTTGCTGCCAGGTGATCAGATCCTTCTGATAAATAATGCAGCTGTGGAAGATATTTCTATTGAATGTGCAGCTGATATCATCAG GGAGGCCGGAGATGAGCTCCTCCTAACTGTTCTGCGCTGCACGTCG gGTGGGCCTAAGTCATCGTTTCTCACTGCAGAGAAGAGGGCAAGGCTAAAAACAAACCCTGTGAAAGTTCGGTTcgcagaggaggtgctggtgaaTGGACATTCACAG GGGAATTCTCTTCTTTGTATGCCGAATGTTCTCAAGGTGTACTTGGAAAACGGTCAGACGAAGGCTTTCAGGTTTGAGACGAGCACTACTGTGAAG GACATTGTTCTCACTTTGAAGGAGAAGCTCTCCATCCGGAGCATAGCACACTTTGCCCTAGCCTTGGAGGAGCAGTATAACATTGCTAAGATCTACCTGCTGCACGATGATGAGCTCATCGAGCAG GTGGTACAAAAAAGAGAATCCCATGACTACCGGTGCCTCTTCAGAGTTTGCTTCATCCCAAAGGATCCCTTAGACCTCCTGCAGGAAGACCCAGTTGCCTTTGAGTATCTTTATCTGCAG AGCTGCAGTGATGTGCTTCAGGAAAGGTTTGCTGTGGAAATGAAATGTAGTGTGGCGTTACGTCTGGCTGCTCTGCACATACAGGAAAGGATCTATGCTTGTGCTCAGCCACAGAAAGTGTCCTTGAAATACATTGA GAAGGACTGGGGAATTGAAAACTTCATCTCACCCACTTTGCTCCGAAACATGAGAGGCAAAGATATAAAGAAAGCTATCAGCTACCACATGAAGCGGAACCAGGTCCTGCTGGATCCTCGGCAGAAG CATATGCTTGCAGCAGTCCAAGTGCGCCTGAGCTACCTACAGATACTGGGAGACCTGAAGATGTACAACGGGAAGATCTTTAATGCCACACTGATG CTACAAGACAGAGAATCATACGTTGCCTTGCTGGTTGGGGCCAAGTACGGAGTGAGCCAAATTATCAATAATAAGCTCAACATCATAACAAGTCTGGCAGAGTTTGCAAACATCAGCAGGCTGGAGCTTACAGAAGAGTCTGAGAAAGTGAGCATGGTGAAAATCTACTTGCAGGATCTGAAG CTGCTGACTCTGCTGTTGGAATCAAACAGCGCAAAAGATCTTGTCTGCCTCATCAGTGGCTATTACAGGCTGTTCGTGGATGCAAATGTCTCCATATTTACTTGGGGGGAGAGTAAACAGCAACTGCACCGTATGTCAGCTGAAGAAG GGTATGAATCTAGAACCTGCAGTGACTCTGAAGACTCCTGGGAGCTAGATTCCTCCTCAGAGCATTGCTTGGACCCTCCTGCACCATATGGCAGTGTCAACCCTGTGTGTaaggaggaggagctggaagaCCTCCACAGCCTGGAGCAGGACAGCATAAAGCCCCAAGCTGGAGAACGTGAGCAATGCAACAAGTCTGACAATACAATGGACAGCACATCAGAAGCTTCAGATTCAGCTAACACTGAGAGCCAAGGGTGTAAGACGAGTGGTTCAAGTGACTCTATGGATGCACTGGAGGAAGACGAGTTGGAAGCTTGCTCTTCTTCTAGGCCAGAGTTCTTCCATTTCTACACACCAACAGTGCAAGAGATGAACCACCCAGACAAGAGCTTCTTCCCCGTTGGTGCTGCAAGGTACCTCAGCAGGACAGAAGCCGGAGACTTCTATTTCTTGCAAGTACCGCAAGCAGCAGAACCTGGATCTGAGCACAGTCACTCTGAGCAGAGAAGAGAGGACATGGGTGCTTCTGTACTGGAGAACAAGCTGTCTGAGAGAAATGCCATGGGCTATTACAGCCTTTGTTACAGCATATCTCCTGCTGGCAGTGTGGAGAGGAACATCAGTCATAGCCCTAGAAGAAGTTCTTGGAAAGATATGTCTGCCCCACAGGGGGTACCCTGCAGATCAGATCAAATGGCAGAGGTGAGCGATCTCATTCTCGACCCTCCCCCAGGCTTTGGAGACACTAGTTCTGAAGATGAGTTCTATGATGCAGCAGACAGACTCAGCCCCCAAGGCGCTCTGGCAG CAGGCTGTAGCCTCGCATCCTGGGACAGTATAGATGATGTCTCCTGCATCCTAAAGAAACCAAGATGTTACAGCTCGGGGGAAAACCTGGTgtcaaggcagacaacaaaggagaaacacagaatagAGAAGGAGCTGACTTATGCTAAGagcctgaggaagaggaggtcGTTCCTGAAAACTGATTACACCTCGCAGGTCACTTTCCCATTGACTTTACCGGgctcacagcagagctgttGCAGTTCGTCACTCTACCCATCATTCCTCACTGAGCTTCCAGATCAACCTTCCTCAGAGAACATCAAGATGGACACAGAAGTGGGAGTTCACATTGATACAAAGGCCCAGAGAGACACTACAGGCAAAAACTCATCAGCTGACTTGATGGAAATGGAACCTGACACTAtggaaacaaaaacagtgaCTAACGgggttttttcttccatttcagctGTTTGCCTGCAGGGTGACCAGAATGGGCAAGAGAGCTCAGACGTTGCTGTATGTGTGGACAATGGCCTCAGTTCTGCAGGCCATACACCTTTCCTGTTGGGAGAGGAAACTGGGCACCTTCCCAGGGAACAAAGCAGAAGCACTAAAAAAGATCCCAGCATTGAGTTAAAAACTGGGTGGCAACATGAGGACACTTGTGAAACCAGTAGGGACCAGTCAGCCCAAGTAGTGCTGAAGGGGGCACCTGAGATGATGGAAGCCCATTGCAAGGTCAACAATGAAGCCAAATTTCAGAGCAAAGAAATGAGCTGCCCTTGTAATGAATGTACAGTTTCTCCTTTAGCCTATGGCACCACCATGACATCTTCCTGTGATGAGACCTTGGACTTCCcgctccctgcagcagggaaggaagcagcaTGTGGAGAGCTTGTCCTGGCTTCCTGTGAAGAAAGTAAAGCTGATTTTGACAACTGTGCTGAAAAACAGAGTGACATAGGCTTGTCTCAGGTGAAAAACAGACCAGCGGTAAGTGAGGAAGCGTTTTGGAAAGCACACTCTAAAAATCATGTGTGCTTTCCAAATGTAACCCAGTTGTTAACAAGTTGCAGTGGTAATTCAGGGGTTATAACTCACCTCTCCTGGCTCTCATTTGGGGTCAGGGCAGACCTCACATCACCCAGTCTATCTAGGGAGAAGGTGGACAACCCACTGGAGCTTTTAGACTCTCAAGAGACAGTTCATATGACCAGTGGATGCCTTGGGGCTGATGTTGTCAGAAAAGAGATGCAAACACACTCAGCTGGATCAGCCTTTGAAAAAGAATTGGTGAGCAACCAGGCATCAGATGGAGAGCccagaaaagataaagaaaatgtgGATTACAGACAGCCTCAGCCTAGTCAGGCTCTTATTCCCAGAGAAGAAGCTACAGCACTTGAGAAAGACTGTCCCCTAATTCCATCTTTGGGGCTTCCCTTTCCCTCAGGCCCAGTTGCTTTGGGCTCTCTGGAGAAAAGAGTAGGAGAACACAGGGCTTCAAATCACTCCTTCCTTTGCTTTAACTACAAAGATGAGCAAACACCTCCCAGCCACATCACAGACAGATCTCTGGGTCTTTCCACCATGAAGAATACATTTCCACCACAATTTGGGATGGACAAGTGTAACTGTCAGCTGTCCTATGTCAGTTGCTTCCACAGGCCtgaagaagaggaggaacatGAAAACACTATCCCTATGCACAGCATGTCTTTGGAGCCCCTCACCACACCACCATCCACTATCCATAGTCTTCCTGGCACGCCTGTGGACAGACACCCAGTTGCTACAGCTAGAGATAGGGCATGGCTGGATCCACACATCCAAGCCCTGACCAAATTGAAGGACCAAGCACAGATGAGCCCTGCAGATTTCTCCTGCTTCTTAGCCTACATAGCAGAACTTCAGGAGGTTGTGGGGAAGCTCTCTGGTAACCGAACAACCCATCTACAAGACAGATGTGCAGAACACAGCTCTGAGAGCAAGGGTGCACTTGGATCAGCCTCCCGGGACCTGCTGTCCAATTGCCAGGagcttctgaaaacagaacGACCCCTTAATGAGCTGCAGGGTGCATTGAGACTGACATTTGATGATCTGGTTCAGTTGACAGTGGCCTGCTTCCAGGTAACACACTGTCAGCTCTGCATACAGAGGCAGAGTGAACTTGTGTCCATGCTTGCAGATGTGGTGGGCACCTACCACCAGTTGGTACAGGTTGTTCATCAACTGCTTTATAGGCAGAAGTGCCAGGATGTGGGTGCCAAGCTCCTTGCCCGCCAGCACACAGCCCTTacagctgctgtgttttgtcTCATGCAGCAGTTCAGGGTACCATCCTCTTTGTGA
- the FRMPD1 gene encoding FERM and PDZ domain-containing protein 1 isoform X2, protein MPNVLKVYLENGQTKAFRFETSTTVKDIVLTLKEKLSIRSIAHFALALEEQYNIAKIYLLHDDELIEQVVQKRESHDYRCLFRVCFIPKDPLDLLQEDPVAFEYLYLQSCSDVLQERFAVEMKCSVALRLAALHIQERIYACAQPQKVSLKYIEKDWGIENFISPTLLRNMRGKDIKKAISYHMKRNQVLLDPRQKHMLAAVQVRLSYLQILGDLKMYNGKIFNATLMLQDRESYVALLVGAKYGVSQIINNKLNIITSLAEFANISRLELTEESEKVSMVKIYLQDLKLLTLLLESNSAKDLVCLISGYYRLFVDANVSIFTWGESKQQLHRMSAEEGYESRTCSDSEDSWELDSSSEHCLDPPAPYGSVNPVCKEEELEDLHSLEQDSIKPQAGEREQCNKSDNTMDSTSEASDSANTESQGCKTSGSSDSMDALEEDELEACSSSRPEFFHFYTPTVQEMNHPDKSFFPVGAARYLSRTEAGDFYFLQVPQAAEPGSEHSHSEQRREDMGASVLENKLSERNAMGYYSLCYSISPAGSVERNISHSPRRSSWKDMSAPQGVPCRSDQMAEVSDLILDPPPGFGDTSSEDEFYDAADRLSPQGALAAGCSLASWDSIDDVSCILKKPRCYSSGENLVSRQTTKEKHRIEKELTYAKSLRKRRSFLKTDYTSQVTFPLTLPGSQQSCCSSSLYPSFLTELPDQPSSENIKMDTEVGVHIDTKAQRDTTGKNSSADLMEMEPDTMETKTVTNGVFSSISAVCLQGDQNGQESSDVAVCVDNGLSSAGHTPFLLGEETGHLPREQSRSTKKDPSIELKTGWQHEDTCETSRDQSAQVVLKGAPEMMEAHCKVNNEAKFQSKEMSCPCNECTVSPLAYGTTMTSSCDETLDFPLPAAGKEAACGELVLASCEESKADFDNCAEKQSDIGLSQVKNRPAVSEEAFWKAHSKNHVCFPNVTQLLTSCSGNSGVITHLSWLSFGVRADLTSPSLSREKVDNPLELLDSQETVHMTSGCLGADVVRKEMQTHSAGSAFEKELVSNQASDGEPRKDKENVDYRQPQPSQALIPREEATALEKDCPLIPSLGLPFPSGPVALGSLEKRVGEHRASNHSFLCFNYKDEQTPPSHITDRSLGLSTMKNTFPPQFGMDKCNCQLSYVSCFHRPEEEEEHENTIPMHSMSLEPLTTPPSTIHSLPGTPVDRHPVATARDRAWLDPHIQALTKLKDQAQMSPADFSCFLAYIAELQEVVGKLSGNRTTHLQDRCAEHSSESKGALGSASRDLLSNCQELLKTERPLNELQGALRLTFDDLVQLTVACFQVTHCQLCIQRQSELVSMLADVVGTYHQLVQVVHQLLYRQKCQDVGAKLLARQHTALTAAVFCLMQQFRVPSSL, encoded by the exons ATGCCGAATGTTCTCAAGGTGTACTTGGAAAACGGTCAGACGAAGGCTTTCAGGTTTGAGACGAGCACTACTGTGAAG GACATTGTTCTCACTTTGAAGGAGAAGCTCTCCATCCGGAGCATAGCACACTTTGCCCTAGCCTTGGAGGAGCAGTATAACATTGCTAAGATCTACCTGCTGCACGATGATGAGCTCATCGAGCAG GTGGTACAAAAAAGAGAATCCCATGACTACCGGTGCCTCTTCAGAGTTTGCTTCATCCCAAAGGATCCCTTAGACCTCCTGCAGGAAGACCCAGTTGCCTTTGAGTATCTTTATCTGCAG AGCTGCAGTGATGTGCTTCAGGAAAGGTTTGCTGTGGAAATGAAATGTAGTGTGGCGTTACGTCTGGCTGCTCTGCACATACAGGAAAGGATCTATGCTTGTGCTCAGCCACAGAAAGTGTCCTTGAAATACATTGA GAAGGACTGGGGAATTGAAAACTTCATCTCACCCACTTTGCTCCGAAACATGAGAGGCAAAGATATAAAGAAAGCTATCAGCTACCACATGAAGCGGAACCAGGTCCTGCTGGATCCTCGGCAGAAG CATATGCTTGCAGCAGTCCAAGTGCGCCTGAGCTACCTACAGATACTGGGAGACCTGAAGATGTACAACGGGAAGATCTTTAATGCCACACTGATG CTACAAGACAGAGAATCATACGTTGCCTTGCTGGTTGGGGCCAAGTACGGAGTGAGCCAAATTATCAATAATAAGCTCAACATCATAACAAGTCTGGCAGAGTTTGCAAACATCAGCAGGCTGGAGCTTACAGAAGAGTCTGAGAAAGTGAGCATGGTGAAAATCTACTTGCAGGATCTGAAG CTGCTGACTCTGCTGTTGGAATCAAACAGCGCAAAAGATCTTGTCTGCCTCATCAGTGGCTATTACAGGCTGTTCGTGGATGCAAATGTCTCCATATTTACTTGGGGGGAGAGTAAACAGCAACTGCACCGTATGTCAGCTGAAGAAG GGTATGAATCTAGAACCTGCAGTGACTCTGAAGACTCCTGGGAGCTAGATTCCTCCTCAGAGCATTGCTTGGACCCTCCTGCACCATATGGCAGTGTCAACCCTGTGTGTaaggaggaggagctggaagaCCTCCACAGCCTGGAGCAGGACAGCATAAAGCCCCAAGCTGGAGAACGTGAGCAATGCAACAAGTCTGACAATACAATGGACAGCACATCAGAAGCTTCAGATTCAGCTAACACTGAGAGCCAAGGGTGTAAGACGAGTGGTTCAAGTGACTCTATGGATGCACTGGAGGAAGACGAGTTGGAAGCTTGCTCTTCTTCTAGGCCAGAGTTCTTCCATTTCTACACACCAACAGTGCAAGAGATGAACCACCCAGACAAGAGCTTCTTCCCCGTTGGTGCTGCAAGGTACCTCAGCAGGACAGAAGCCGGAGACTTCTATTTCTTGCAAGTACCGCAAGCAGCAGAACCTGGATCTGAGCACAGTCACTCTGAGCAGAGAAGAGAGGACATGGGTGCTTCTGTACTGGAGAACAAGCTGTCTGAGAGAAATGCCATGGGCTATTACAGCCTTTGTTACAGCATATCTCCTGCTGGCAGTGTGGAGAGGAACATCAGTCATAGCCCTAGAAGAAGTTCTTGGAAAGATATGTCTGCCCCACAGGGGGTACCCTGCAGATCAGATCAAATGGCAGAGGTGAGCGATCTCATTCTCGACCCTCCCCCAGGCTTTGGAGACACTAGTTCTGAAGATGAGTTCTATGATGCAGCAGACAGACTCAGCCCCCAAGGCGCTCTGGCAG CAGGCTGTAGCCTCGCATCCTGGGACAGTATAGATGATGTCTCCTGCATCCTAAAGAAACCAAGATGTTACAGCTCGGGGGAAAACCTGGTgtcaaggcagacaacaaaggagaaacacagaatagAGAAGGAGCTGACTTATGCTAAGagcctgaggaagaggaggtcGTTCCTGAAAACTGATTACACCTCGCAGGTCACTTTCCCATTGACTTTACCGGgctcacagcagagctgttGCAGTTCGTCACTCTACCCATCATTCCTCACTGAGCTTCCAGATCAACCTTCCTCAGAGAACATCAAGATGGACACAGAAGTGGGAGTTCACATTGATACAAAGGCCCAGAGAGACACTACAGGCAAAAACTCATCAGCTGACTTGATGGAAATGGAACCTGACACTAtggaaacaaaaacagtgaCTAACGgggttttttcttccatttcagctGTTTGCCTGCAGGGTGACCAGAATGGGCAAGAGAGCTCAGACGTTGCTGTATGTGTGGACAATGGCCTCAGTTCTGCAGGCCATACACCTTTCCTGTTGGGAGAGGAAACTGGGCACCTTCCCAGGGAACAAAGCAGAAGCACTAAAAAAGATCCCAGCATTGAGTTAAAAACTGGGTGGCAACATGAGGACACTTGTGAAACCAGTAGGGACCAGTCAGCCCAAGTAGTGCTGAAGGGGGCACCTGAGATGATGGAAGCCCATTGCAAGGTCAACAATGAAGCCAAATTTCAGAGCAAAGAAATGAGCTGCCCTTGTAATGAATGTACAGTTTCTCCTTTAGCCTATGGCACCACCATGACATCTTCCTGTGATGAGACCTTGGACTTCCcgctccctgcagcagggaaggaagcagcaTGTGGAGAGCTTGTCCTGGCTTCCTGTGAAGAAAGTAAAGCTGATTTTGACAACTGTGCTGAAAAACAGAGTGACATAGGCTTGTCTCAGGTGAAAAACAGACCAGCGGTAAGTGAGGAAGCGTTTTGGAAAGCACACTCTAAAAATCATGTGTGCTTTCCAAATGTAACCCAGTTGTTAACAAGTTGCAGTGGTAATTCAGGGGTTATAACTCACCTCTCCTGGCTCTCATTTGGGGTCAGGGCAGACCTCACATCACCCAGTCTATCTAGGGAGAAGGTGGACAACCCACTGGAGCTTTTAGACTCTCAAGAGACAGTTCATATGACCAGTGGATGCCTTGGGGCTGATGTTGTCAGAAAAGAGATGCAAACACACTCAGCTGGATCAGCCTTTGAAAAAGAATTGGTGAGCAACCAGGCATCAGATGGAGAGCccagaaaagataaagaaaatgtgGATTACAGACAGCCTCAGCCTAGTCAGGCTCTTATTCCCAGAGAAGAAGCTACAGCACTTGAGAAAGACTGTCCCCTAATTCCATCTTTGGGGCTTCCCTTTCCCTCAGGCCCAGTTGCTTTGGGCTCTCTGGAGAAAAGAGTAGGAGAACACAGGGCTTCAAATCACTCCTTCCTTTGCTTTAACTACAAAGATGAGCAAACACCTCCCAGCCACATCACAGACAGATCTCTGGGTCTTTCCACCATGAAGAATACATTTCCACCACAATTTGGGATGGACAAGTGTAACTGTCAGCTGTCCTATGTCAGTTGCTTCCACAGGCCtgaagaagaggaggaacatGAAAACACTATCCCTATGCACAGCATGTCTTTGGAGCCCCTCACCACACCACCATCCACTATCCATAGTCTTCCTGGCACGCCTGTGGACAGACACCCAGTTGCTACAGCTAGAGATAGGGCATGGCTGGATCCACACATCCAAGCCCTGACCAAATTGAAGGACCAAGCACAGATGAGCCCTGCAGATTTCTCCTGCTTCTTAGCCTACATAGCAGAACTTCAGGAGGTTGTGGGGAAGCTCTCTGGTAACCGAACAACCCATCTACAAGACAGATGTGCAGAACACAGCTCTGAGAGCAAGGGTGCACTTGGATCAGCCTCCCGGGACCTGCTGTCCAATTGCCAGGagcttctgaaaacagaacGACCCCTTAATGAGCTGCAGGGTGCATTGAGACTGACATTTGATGATCTGGTTCAGTTGACAGTGGCCTGCTTCCAGGTAACACACTGTCAGCTCTGCATACAGAGGCAGAGTGAACTTGTGTCCATGCTTGCAGATGTGGTGGGCACCTACCACCAGTTGGTACAGGTTGTTCATCAACTGCTTTATAGGCAGAAGTGCCAGGATGTGGGTGCCAAGCTCCTTGCCCGCCAGCACACAGCCCTTacagctgctgtgttttgtcTCATGCAGCAGTTCAGGGTACCATCCTCTTTGTGA